The Octopus bimaculoides isolate UCB-OBI-ISO-001 chromosome 16, ASM119413v2, whole genome shotgun sequence genome window below encodes:
- the LOC106878063 gene encoding uncharacterized protein LOC106878063: MLQGDMLTRYLFVIVLDFAMQQAIDNSDEEFGLTTDRRRSRRVPSVIIIALNFADDIALISNEISQAQQLLSRVKTSAAKIELQTNVRKTEYMPFNQSSDAELFAFRGSN; encoded by the coding sequence ATGCTACAAGGAGACATGCTTACACGTTACCTGTTTGTAATTGTACTGGATTTTGCAATGCAGCAGGCTATAGACAACAGTGACGAAGAATTTGGTTTAACTACTGACCGGCGAAGATCGCGGAGAGTACCATCAGTAATCATTATAGCCCTGAACTTCGCAGATGATATAGCACTCATATCAAATGAAATAAGTCAAGCACAACAGCTGCTCAGCAGAGTAAAAACATCAGCTGCCAAAATTGAACTGCAGACAAATGTAAGGAAAACTGAATACATGCCTTTCAACCAATCAAGTGATGCTGAACTGTTTGCTTTTAGAGGTTCCAATTGA